Proteins from a single region of Stappia sp. ES.058:
- a CDS encoding LysR family transcriptional regulator, giving the protein MPSLSSLRAFSAVAECLSYSAAGRSLNVSHAAISQQVRTLEAFLGVRLVVREGRGVALTMEGRDLARSLNDGFSTIRRAVDALSRADASRAVQVTMTPAFAVSWLMPRIAEFRHRHPDVELMLNPTAELVDLSPGGCDIAIRFGDGHWKGLESEPLLLTTFVVVAATSLVGTEPFPDPARIYEFPWLQEYGTNELALWLDRQGVVSKRNLNVLHLPGHMMLDGLMRGEGVTATARAFIEPEIQSGLLRVLFEDVRDGSGYHIVTQPGVQRASVKAFVAWLRGHKETMSISARAAHGSTS; this is encoded by the coding sequence ATGCCCTCGCTCAGCAGCTTGCGGGCGTTTTCGGCGGTGGCGGAGTGCCTTAGCTATTCGGCCGCCGGGCGGTCGTTGAACGTCAGTCACGCCGCGATCAGCCAGCAGGTGCGCACGCTGGAAGCGTTTCTGGGGGTTCGTCTTGTGGTGCGCGAGGGGCGCGGCGTCGCGCTCACGATGGAGGGGCGGGACCTCGCCCGCAGCCTCAACGACGGCTTCTCCACCATCCGCCGGGCGGTCGATGCGCTGTCGCGTGCCGACGCCTCGCGCGCAGTGCAGGTGACCATGACCCCTGCCTTCGCCGTCAGTTGGCTGATGCCGAGGATCGCCGAGTTCCGGCATCGTCACCCGGACGTGGAACTGATGCTCAATCCGACGGCGGAACTGGTGGATCTATCGCCGGGCGGCTGCGACATTGCGATCCGTTTCGGAGATGGTCACTGGAAGGGCCTGGAGTCCGAGCCGCTACTTCTAACCACCTTCGTCGTGGTGGCGGCAACCTCGTTGGTCGGCACGGAGCCGTTTCCCGATCCGGCGCGGATCTACGAATTTCCCTGGCTCCAGGAATACGGCACCAACGAGCTCGCCCTGTGGCTCGACCGTCAGGGGGTTGTCTCCAAGCGCAATCTCAATGTCCTGCATCTTCCCGGACACATGATGCTCGACGGCCTGATGCGGGGCGAAGGGGTGACGGCGACTGCGCGCGCGTTCATCGAACCCGAGATCCAGAGCGGCCTGCTGCGCGTTCTGTTTGAGGATGTGCGCGACGGCTCCGGCTATCACATCGTCACGCAGCCTGGAGTCCAGCGCGCCTCGGTCAAGGCGTTCGTGGCCTGGCTGCGCGGACACAAGGAAACCATGTCGATCAGCGCGCGGGCGGCGCACGGGTCGACGTCCTGA
- a CDS encoding PLP-dependent aspartate aminotransferase family protein: MSETSKPTLHPASLLAHGGGGVDPATGAVVPPIQPATTFARDANYRLISDSHLYGRDDNDLVRQIENLIAELEGAADTRLFASGMAAIAATVRTVKPGGTILVQSGIYWGTTSWLRKHCDHAGIALIEADAADTARFCETLVESGPSLVIIETPSNPWLTVADIAPIAEAAQAVGAIVAVDATAATPLLMRPLSLGADLVIHSATKALNGHSDVLAGLVSCRDADSDAWSFIRTERHDAGAIISSFDAYLLLRGLRTLALRMERMCANAQVLAEALAAHPAVEGVLYPGLADHPSHAQAKAQLHGGYGYLMSVLIKGGGANALAVAGRLALIKRATSLGGVESLVEHRHTIEGDATGVPENMLRLSVGIENADDLLADLTAALAPIRR; the protein is encoded by the coding sequence ATGTCCGAGACATCGAAACCTACCCTTCACCCGGCTTCGCTTCTCGCCCACGGCGGCGGCGGCGTGGATCCGGCGACGGGTGCCGTGGTGCCCCCGATCCAGCCGGCAACGACCTTCGCGCGCGACGCGAACTATCGCCTCATCAGCGACAGCCATCTCTATGGGCGCGACGACAACGATCTGGTCCGGCAGATCGAGAACCTGATTGCGGAGCTGGAGGGCGCCGCCGACACGCGCCTTTTCGCCTCGGGCATGGCCGCGATCGCGGCAACCGTGCGCACGGTGAAGCCCGGCGGCACGATCCTCGTCCAATCCGGGATCTACTGGGGGACGACCTCCTGGCTGCGCAAGCATTGCGATCACGCAGGGATTGCGCTGATCGAGGCGGATGCCGCCGACACGGCCCGCTTCTGCGAAACGCTTGTCGAGAGCGGTCCCTCCCTCGTCATCATCGAAACACCATCCAATCCGTGGCTGACGGTCGCCGACATCGCGCCGATCGCAGAGGCCGCGCAAGCTGTCGGCGCAATTGTCGCCGTCGATGCCACCGCCGCGACGCCGCTGCTGATGCGTCCGCTTTCCCTCGGCGCGGATCTCGTCATTCACTCCGCCACCAAGGCCCTCAACGGACATTCCGACGTTCTGGCCGGTCTTGTCTCCTGCCGGGACGCGGACAGCGATGCATGGAGCTTCATTCGTACCGAGCGCCACGACGCAGGCGCCATCATCTCGTCGTTCGATGCCTATCTGCTGCTACGCGGGCTGCGCACGCTGGCCTTGCGGATGGAGCGCATGTGCGCAAATGCCCAGGTGCTTGCCGAAGCACTGGCCGCGCATCCCGCCGTCGAAGGCGTCCTGTATCCAGGCCTTGCGGATCACCCAAGCCATGCCCAGGCAAAAGCGCAATTGCACGGTGGATACGGGTATCTGATGTCGGTGCTGATCAAGGGTGGCGGCGCGAACGCTCTCGCCGTCGCCGGACGGCTCGCGCTCATCAAGCGGGCGACGTCGCTCGGCGGCGTGGAAAGCCTCGTTGAGCATCGACATACCATCGAAGGCGATGCGACCGGCGTTCCGGAAAACATGCTGCGTCTCTCCGTGGGCATCGAGAACGCGGACGACCTTCTCGCCGATCTCACGGCAGCGCTCGCTCCGATCCGGCGCTGA
- a CDS encoding ABC transporter permease codes for MSQDGASAPQRPPPPLPRGWTGSRIAGHVLVTLWAIAGAYLLYYLATNLLSSFVQKYWDDYIDGIVITIQLVVMSMVLGALLSLPIALARSSHNIVLSSVAYAFVYFFRGTPLLAQTFLIYYGAGSFQPLFSDLGIWWFFRDAWYCAVFAFTLNTSAYQAEILRGAVQNVDRGQWEAASALGIRKGVTFWKVILPQALIVALRPYGNELILMIKGSAIASIITIYDLMGETRRAYSRSYDFQAYIWAAVLYLIVVETLRRIWDKLEMRLTRHLKRNG; via the coding sequence ATGAGCCAGGACGGCGCAAGCGCCCCGCAAAGGCCGCCGCCTCCACTTCCGCGGGGCTGGACCGGATCGCGCATTGCCGGCCACGTGCTTGTCACACTTTGGGCAATTGCCGGGGCTTATCTGCTCTACTATCTGGCAACCAATCTGCTTTCGAGCTTCGTCCAAAAGTACTGGGACGACTATATTGACGGGATCGTCATCACAATCCAGCTCGTCGTCATGTCGATGGTGCTCGGCGCGCTTCTGTCGCTGCCTATCGCGCTTGCGCGCTCATCGCACAACATCGTTTTGTCCAGCGTGGCCTACGCGTTTGTGTATTTCTTTCGCGGCACGCCGCTGCTTGCCCAGACCTTTTTGATCTACTACGGCGCCGGCAGTTTCCAGCCGCTGTTCAGCGATCTTGGCATCTGGTGGTTCTTCCGCGACGCCTGGTATTGCGCGGTCTTCGCCTTCACGCTCAATACCTCCGCCTATCAGGCGGAAATCCTGCGCGGGGCGGTCCAGAACGTCGACAGGGGTCAATGGGAAGCCGCCTCCGCGCTCGGCATCCGCAAGGGCGTGACCTTCTGGAAGGTGATCCTGCCGCAGGCGCTGATCGTGGCGCTGCGTCCCTATGGCAACGAGTTGATCCTGATGATCAAGGGGTCGGCCATCGCCTCGATCATCACGATCTACGACCTGATGGGCGAGACCCGCCGCGCCTATTCCCGGTCCTATGATTTCCAGGCCTACATCTGGGCTGCCGTCCTCTATCTGATCGTTGTGGAGACGCTTCGCCGCATCTGGGACAAGCTCGAGATGCGGCTGACGCGTCACCTCAAGAGAAACGGGTAA
- a CDS encoding ABC transporter permease, translating into MTDAFTLLSFGSDGWGDEIARGALITVSLALASLPFGLVIGFVVALGKKSEDPSLRTAANIYTTIFRGLPELLTLFLVYYGVQILLNKIYQVFVPGGFVDVNAFVAGMVALSMVFSAYASEAFLSAFRGIKQGQYEGGYALGLRRGQTLRLIIFPQLIRLALPALGNLWLILLKETALISVIGLDDILRWSKVASGVTKEPFLFFGVACLIYLFLAMISSIGLTRIRTWAQRGEGLR; encoded by the coding sequence ATGACCGACGCTTTCACACTGCTGTCCTTCGGCTCCGACGGCTGGGGCGACGAAATCGCGCGCGGTGCGCTGATTACCGTGAGCCTCGCGCTCGCCTCGCTGCCGTTCGGCCTCGTCATCGGGTTCGTGGTGGCGCTTGGCAAGAAGTCCGAGGACCCCTCGCTGCGCACGGCAGCGAACATCTACACAACGATTTTCCGCGGCCTGCCCGAGCTCCTGACCCTGTTTCTGGTCTACTACGGCGTCCAGATCCTCCTGAACAAGATCTATCAGGTCTTCGTTCCGGGCGGCTTCGTCGATGTGAACGCCTTTGTCGCCGGCATGGTCGCCCTGTCGATGGTGTTTTCCGCCTATGCCTCGGAAGCCTTCCTGTCCGCCTTTCGCGGCATCAAGCAAGGCCAGTACGAAGGCGGCTATGCGCTCGGCCTCAGGCGTGGTCAGACCCTGCGGCTCATCATCTTTCCGCAGTTGATCCGACTGGCCCTTCCCGCTCTTGGCAACCTCTGGCTCATTCTGCTGAAAGAGACGGCGCTGATCTCCGTGATCGGGCTGGACGACATTTTGCGTTGGTCCAAGGTCGCTTCGGGAGTGACCAAGGAGCCGTTCCTGTTCTTCGGCGTCGCCTGCCTGATCTATCTGTTTCTGGCGATGATCTCGTCCATCGGGCTGACCCGCATCAGGACCTGGGCGCAACGCGGGGAGGGTCTGCGATGA
- a CDS encoding ABC transporter substrate-binding protein, with protein MRFMKVAAAAAILLAAIGGAEAKDWSKIRIGTEGAYPPFNNLTADDELVGFDIDIANALCAQMEVECEFITQDWDGMIPALQAGKFDAVIASMSITEERLEKVDFSNKYYNTPPAIAVPKDSSISEATDAALDGKLLGAQSSTTHSNYAEAKIPSAELKLYPTPDEYKLDLGSGRIDAAIDDVVVLSDWLATDDGACCKLLGTLVPDPVINGQGAGIAIRKDEPELKAMLNEAIAAIRADGTYEEIQSKYFDFDVYGG; from the coding sequence ATGCGTTTCATGAAAGTCGCGGCCGCAGCCGCCATTTTACTCGCGGCGATCGGCGGCGCCGAGGCCAAGGACTGGTCCAAGATCCGGATCGGCACCGAAGGCGCCTACCCTCCGTTCAACAATCTGACCGCTGACGACGAGCTCGTCGGCTTCGACATCGACATCGCCAATGCGCTTTGCGCGCAGATGGAGGTCGAGTGCGAGTTCATCACCCAGGACTGGGACGGCATGATCCCCGCACTGCAGGCCGGCAAGTTCGATGCCGTGATCGCCTCCATGTCGATCACCGAGGAACGCCTCGAGAAGGTCGACTTCTCCAACAAGTACTACAACACCCCGCCGGCCATCGCCGTACCGAAGGACAGCTCCATTTCTGAAGCAACCGACGCGGCGCTCGACGGCAAACTGCTTGGAGCCCAGTCCTCCACGACACACTCCAACTATGCCGAAGCCAAGATTCCCTCAGCTGAACTGAAGCTCTATCCGACACCGGACGAGTACAAGCTCGACCTCGGCTCGGGCCGCATCGACGCGGCGATCGACGATGTCGTGGTTCTCTCCGACTGGCTTGCCACCGACGACGGCGCCTGCTGCAAGCTGCTCGGCACGCTGGTGCCGGATCCGGTGATCAACGGCCAGGGCGCCGGCATTGCGATCCGCAAGGACGAGCCGGAGTTGAAAGCGATGCTGAACGAGGCCATCGCCGCGATCCGCGCCGACGGCACCTATGAAGAGATCCAGTCGAAGTACTTCGACTTCGACGTCTACGGCGGCTGA
- the glp gene encoding gephyrin-like molybdotransferase Glp: MPSSRRLIDDCFLHDKDRMRHHEALEILKSRVTPVAGIETVPLAQAAGRCLAETIVAPNNVPSADNAAVDGYAFCHADHAETGGFFKLQTRIAAGHPVDTPLLPGAAARIFTGALMPPGSDTIAMQEDCETHEQDGQSFVIVPQGLKPGANRRRTGEDLQAGTELVAPGTRLRPQDLGAIASVGAAHVEVYSPVRVALVSTGDEIRRPGEDLPRGGVYDSNHFLLRALLEGMGASVTDFGIVKDDAQTVRTTLARAAEEHDAILTTGGASRGEEDHMVTALDALGSRHMWQLAIKPGRPMSFGQIGDCVTLGLPGNPVAAMVCFLLYVRPVLSVLGGGPFLEPRRFQIPADFAVPMKKPDRREFYRGILQSDADGRTVVRKFERDGSGLITGLREADGLIEIPEAATEVNKGQLVDFLPFAELGLSPR, encoded by the coding sequence ATGCCATCCTCTAGGCGCTTGATCGACGATTGTTTTCTGCACGACAAGGACCGGATGCGCCATCATGAAGCGCTGGAGATCCTGAAGTCGCGGGTCACACCCGTGGCAGGGATCGAGACGGTGCCGCTCGCGCAAGCTGCCGGACGGTGTCTGGCCGAGACAATCGTTGCGCCCAACAATGTGCCGAGCGCGGACAATGCCGCGGTGGACGGCTATGCCTTCTGTCACGCGGACCATGCGGAAACGGGTGGCTTCTTCAAGCTCCAGACCCGGATCGCAGCCGGTCATCCGGTTGATACACCGCTTCTGCCAGGCGCTGCCGCGCGGATCTTCACCGGTGCGCTGATGCCCCCCGGCTCCGACACCATTGCCATGCAGGAGGACTGCGAGACCCATGAGCAGGACGGCCAGTCCTTCGTGATCGTCCCGCAGGGGCTGAAGCCGGGCGCAAACCGCCGGCGGACCGGAGAAGACCTTCAGGCAGGCACCGAACTCGTCGCACCGGGCACGCGGCTTCGCCCGCAAGACCTCGGTGCTATCGCGTCCGTGGGAGCAGCGCATGTGGAGGTTTATTCGCCTGTGCGCGTCGCGCTGGTGTCGACCGGCGACGAAATCCGCAGGCCCGGCGAAGACCTTCCGCGCGGCGGCGTCTACGACAGCAACCACTTTCTCCTGCGCGCGCTGCTGGAGGGCATGGGCGCGAGCGTCACCGATTTCGGCATTGTGAAGGACGACGCACAGACCGTTCGCACGACCCTGGCGCGCGCGGCAGAGGAACACGATGCGATCCTCACCACCGGCGGCGCGTCGCGCGGCGAGGAAGACCACATGGTCACGGCGCTCGATGCGCTCGGCAGCCGTCACATGTGGCAGTTGGCGATCAAGCCCGGCCGCCCGATGAGTTTCGGCCAGATCGGCGATTGCGTGACGCTCGGTCTGCCCGGCAACCCCGTCGCGGCCATGGTGTGTTTCCTGTTGTATGTGCGTCCGGTCCTGTCGGTGCTGGGCGGCGGACCCTTTCTCGAACCGCGCCGTTTTCAGATCCCGGCGGATTTTGCGGTTCCCATGAAAAAGCCCGACCGTCGGGAGTTCTATCGCGGGATCCTTCAAAGCGATGCCGACGGGCGCACTGTCGTTCGCAAATTCGAACGCGACGGCTCGGGGCTCATCACAGGGCTTCGCGAGGCCGATGGGCTGATCGAGATCCCCGAAGCAGCGACCGAGGTCAACAAGGGGCAGCTTGTGGATTTTCTTCCCTTTGCCGAATTGGGTCTGAGCCCACGGTGA
- the mobB gene encoding molybdopterin-guanine dinucleotide biosynthesis protein B, which yields MSATDTPVFGITGWKNSGKTTLVVRLVEEFTIRGFRVSTIKHAHHAFDVDREGTDSHRHRTAGASEVALVSGRRWALMHELRGDDEPALADILTRLSPCDLVLIEGYKREGHPKIEARRADARQQTPLAPDDPHILAIASDGRDPSTALPQFDIDDIPSIADFIAAHCGLEQTRKVPDAIL from the coding sequence ATGAGCGCCACCGACACACCGGTCTTCGGCATCACCGGCTGGAAGAACTCCGGCAAGACCACCCTGGTCGTGCGGCTGGTGGAGGAGTTTACAATACGCGGTTTCCGGGTTTCCACGATCAAGCACGCCCATCATGCCTTCGATGTCGACAGGGAGGGAACCGACAGCCATCGACATCGCACGGCCGGTGCGAGCGAAGTCGCCCTGGTATCCGGCCGCAGGTGGGCGCTGATGCATGAATTGCGTGGCGACGACGAGCCCGCCCTTGCCGACATTCTCACGCGGCTTTCGCCCTGCGACCTCGTGCTCATCGAGGGCTACAAGCGCGAAGGACACCCCAAGATCGAGGCCCGCCGTGCCGATGCCAGACAGCAGACGCCGCTGGCGCCCGATGATCCACATATTCTTGCGATCGCAAGCGATGGCAGGGATCCGTCCACCGCGCTTCCGCAGTTCGATATCGACGACATTCCGTCAATCGCGGATTTCATCGCGGCGCATTGCGGTCTCGAACAGACACGGAAGGTCCCCGATGCCATCCTCTAG
- the mobA gene encoding molybdenum cofactor guanylyltransferase MobA, whose product MTSHALVGCILAGGLARRMGGGDKPLLTLDGLPMLSHVIARLAPQVETMLLNANGDPARFQDFGLPVAPDPVEGFAGPLAGVLAGLTWARANAPQAEGIVTVAGDTPFFPRDLVAKLLEACGDNPDTIVLARAGGHMHPVFGYWPLSCAEDLVAFLTEGTTRKVLAFVDRHPNATAKFDAGANGSDPFFNINTPEDLRAAEQAEALR is encoded by the coding sequence ATGACCTCGCACGCTCTCGTTGGGTGCATTCTCGCCGGAGGGCTCGCGCGCCGGATGGGGGGCGGCGACAAGCCGCTGTTGACCCTCGACGGATTGCCGATGCTGTCGCATGTCATCGCCCGACTTGCGCCTCAGGTGGAGACGATGCTGCTGAACGCCAACGGCGATCCGGCCCGCTTTCAGGACTTCGGCCTTCCCGTCGCCCCGGATCCGGTCGAGGGATTTGCCGGCCCGCTTGCCGGCGTTCTGGCGGGACTGACCTGGGCGCGGGCAAACGCACCGCAGGCCGAGGGTATCGTCACGGTGGCGGGAGACACGCCGTTCTTTCCACGCGATCTCGTCGCCAAATTGCTGGAGGCGTGCGGAGACAACCCGGACACGATCGTGCTGGCGCGTGCAGGCGGACACATGCATCCCGTCTTCGGCTACTGGCCGCTATCTTGCGCGGAGGATCTCGTGGCGTTCCTGACGGAAGGCACGACCCGCAAGGTTCTCGCTTTCGTCGACCGGCACCCGAATGCGACGGCGAAGTTCGACGCAGGCGCAAATGGCAGCGATCCGTTCTTCAACATCAACACCCCGGAAGATCTGCGTGCGGCGGAACAGGCGGAAGCACTGCGATGA
- the fdhD gene encoding formate dehydrogenase accessory sulfurtransferase FdhD — MTTPNAPAPRLPDFHIRPDPDDDSLSQAVFGIDQEGKRVDLRVVNERALTLFLNAQEIVTMMTIGDRPDLMAVGYLLNQNMLHSDDIITGIDHDEDLEVVIVRTARATDYEEKMKKKVRTSGCAQGTVFGDVMDRFDEIELDPEARIHTSWLYALTKKINTQPSLYLTAGAIHGCVLCQEDRAVAYMEDVGRHNAVDKIAGWMWLNNVPSADKIFYTTGRLTSEMVIKTAMMGIPILVSRSGFTAWGVELARKVGLTLIGRARGQRFVVLSGAGRVVYDMDAKDAEREEPKHRRKGSEALESDE, encoded by the coding sequence TTGACCACACCAAATGCCCCCGCGCCTCGCTTGCCCGACTTTCATATTCGCCCGGATCCAGACGATGACAGCCTGTCGCAAGCGGTCTTCGGCATTGACCAGGAGGGCAAGCGTGTCGACCTGAGGGTCGTGAACGAACGCGCACTCACCCTGTTCCTGAATGCGCAGGAGATCGTCACCATGATGACGATCGGCGATCGGCCGGACCTTATGGCGGTCGGCTACCTGCTCAATCAGAACATGTTGCACTCCGACGACATCATCACCGGGATCGACCACGACGAGGATCTCGAGGTCGTGATCGTACGCACCGCACGGGCGACCGACTACGAAGAGAAGATGAAAAAGAAGGTGCGCACCTCCGGCTGCGCGCAGGGCACCGTCTTCGGCGACGTGATGGACCGGTTCGACGAGATCGAGCTCGATCCGGAGGCTCGGATCCATACCTCCTGGCTCTACGCGCTGACAAAGAAGATCAACACCCAGCCGTCGCTCTATCTGACCGCCGGCGCGATTCACGGCTGCGTGCTGTGCCAGGAAGACCGGGCTGTCGCCTACATGGAAGACGTCGGCCGGCACAATGCAGTCGACAAGATCGCCGGCTGGATGTGGCTGAACAACGTGCCGTCCGCCGACAAGATCTTCTATACGACCGGCCGCCTCACCTCCGAAATGGTGATCAAGACAGCGATGATGGGGATCCCCATTCTCGTGTCACGTTCCGGTTTCACGGCCTGGGGCGTCGAACTTGCGCGCAAGGTCGGGCTGACGCTGATCGGACGCGCGCGGGGACAACGTTTCGTGGTTCTCTCAGGCGCCGGGCGCGTTGTCTATGACATGGATGCGAAGGACGCGGAGCGGGAGGAACCGAAACATCGGCGCAAAGGCTCTGAAGCCTTGGAGAGCGACGAATGA
- a CDS encoding BLUF domain-containing protein — MTVTRLCYRSTLDFSKMTLPLEEEINRLLAYARAQNSRKGITGALLLAGSTFFQILEGPDVDVRETYARIKDDSRHKNLVMIDERIDSERLMPQQWLFFTDTMDTYDGVLASLFLPIANAPDLVGYDDLVSVMVFSATRVARGFEARDVMRA, encoded by the coding sequence ATGACCGTAACGCGGCTTTGCTATCGCAGCACGCTGGATTTTTCAAAGATGACACTTCCTCTGGAGGAGGAAATCAACCGGCTCCTCGCCTATGCGCGCGCCCAGAATTCGCGCAAGGGCATCACCGGAGCCTTGCTGCTCGCCGGATCGACGTTCTTCCAGATTCTCGAAGGGCCGGATGTCGACGTTCGCGAAACCTACGCCCGGATCAAGGACGATTCGCGCCACAAGAACCTGGTGATGATCGACGAACGCATCGATTCGGAACGACTGATGCCTCAGCAGTGGCTGTTCTTCACCGACACGATGGACACCTACGATGGCGTTCTCGCGAGCCTCTTTCTTCCGATTGCCAACGCTCCGGATCTCGTCGGCTACGATGACCTCGTCTCCGTGATGGTATTCAGCGCAACACGGGTCGCACGCGGCTTTGAAGCCCGCGACGTCATGCGCGCCTGA
- a CDS encoding BLUF domain-containing protein — MTLEALCYTCEIDWTTIRNPVDTEIERGLARARRLNRLNGVTGAILLYPDRLVQWLEGTASGLADSLDCASRDARLRGPIETLCKGEIETRLFGQCWLYFADYRQDADRPDGLLGDLGHKASTVSCQELRRELRSVAAHLEPARYTHAAMLV; from the coding sequence ATGACGCTCGAAGCGCTTTGCTACACGTGCGAGATAGATTGGACCACGATCCGAAATCCCGTCGATACGGAAATCGAGCGCGGCCTGGCCCGTGCCCGCCGCCTGAACCGCCTCAACGGTGTAACCGGCGCGATCCTTCTGTACCCCGACCGTCTCGTGCAATGGCTCGAGGGAACCGCGAGCGGACTGGCAGACAGTCTTGACTGCGCCTCCCGAGACGCACGTCTGCGCGGACCGATCGAGACCTTGTGCAAGGGTGAAATCGAGACCCGCCTCTTCGGCCAGTGCTGGCTGTATTTCGCGGACTATCGTCAGGACGCGGATCGGCCCGACGGACTTCTCGGCGACCTCGGTCACAAAGCGTCGACCGTGTCCTGCCAGGAACTGCGACGGGAACTGCGTTCGGTTGCAGCGCATCTGGAACCCGCCCGCTACACCCATGCGGCAATGCTTGTATGA
- a CDS encoding Mrp/NBP35 family ATP-binding protein, giving the protein MPTREDVLAELAKVKGPDLEGDIVSLGLVSDVFISEGRVIFSITVPAERAEELEPLRQAAEKVVAKLPGVDKVLAALTSEKGQGTGPAPAPVRPAPKGSEADNVPPPMQGRTKSGGAGATEKPGVPGVKAIIAVASGKGGVGKSTTTCNLALALQANGLKVGVLDADIYGPSIPRLFRVTGRPEPVSGRILKPLEGYGIKVMSMGFLVEEETPMIWRGPMVISAITQMLREVAWGELDVLVVDMPPGTGDAQLTMAQNVPLAGAVIVSTPQDLALIDARKGLNMFRRVDVPLLGIVENMSYFLCPDCGGRHDIFGHGGARAEAEKLGVPFLGEVPLDMAIRETSDAGTPVTVTDPDGPHARVYRDIAAKVWAEVERNKQGGERAAPKIVIES; this is encoded by the coding sequence ATGCCGACGCGTGAGGACGTCCTTGCCGAACTGGCGAAGGTCAAAGGGCCGGATCTGGAGGGCGATATCGTGTCGCTTGGCCTCGTGTCGGATGTGTTCATTTCCGAAGGACGGGTGATCTTTTCCATCACCGTTCCGGCAGAGCGCGCGGAGGAACTCGAGCCGCTGCGCCAGGCGGCCGAAAAGGTGGTCGCAAAGCTTCCGGGCGTGGACAAGGTTCTCGCGGCACTGACCTCGGAGAAGGGACAGGGCACCGGCCCGGCGCCTGCGCCGGTGCGCCCCGCGCCCAAGGGTAGTGAGGCGGACAATGTGCCGCCGCCGATGCAGGGACGGACCAAGTCGGGTGGAGCCGGGGCAACGGAAAAACCCGGAGTTCCCGGCGTGAAGGCGATCATCGCCGTCGCCTCCGGCAAGGGCGGGGTCGGCAAATCGACGACGACCTGCAATCTTGCGCTGGCGCTTCAGGCAAACGGTCTGAAGGTCGGGGTGCTCGACGCCGATATTTATGGCCCCTCCATTCCGCGCCTGTTTCGGGTGACGGGACGTCCCGAACCCGTATCGGGGCGTATTCTCAAGCCGCTTGAGGGCTACGGCATCAAGGTCATGTCCATGGGGTTCCTGGTGGAAGAGGAGACCCCGATGATCTGGCGCGGCCCGATGGTGATCTCTGCGATTACCCAGATGCTGCGCGAAGTCGCCTGGGGCGAGCTCGACGTCCTCGTCGTCGACATGCCGCCCGGGACAGGCGATGCGCAACTCACGATGGCACAGAACGTGCCGCTTGCCGGCGCTGTGATCGTGTCGACACCACAGGATCTCGCGCTGATCGATGCGAGAAAGGGACTGAACATGTTCCGCCGGGTCGACGTTCCCTTGCTCGGGATCGTCGAGAACATGAGCTATTTTCTATGCCCTGACTGCGGCGGCCGGCATGACATATTCGGACATGGCGGTGCGCGCGCGGAAGCCGAAAAACTCGGCGTTCCCTTTTTGGGCGAGGTGCCGCTCGACATGGCGATCCGGGAAACTTCCGATGCCGGCACGCCGGTGACGGTCACTGATCCGGACGGACCTCATGCTCGCGTATACAGGGACATTGCTGCAAAGGTCTGGGCCGAGGTCGAACGGAACAAGCAGGGCGGTGAACGTGCCGCACCGAAGATCGTCATCGAGAGCTGA